One window of Gadus chalcogrammus isolate NIFS_2021 unplaced genomic scaffold, NIFS_Gcha_1.0 GACHA105, whole genome shotgun sequence genomic DNA carries:
- the LOC130378842 gene encoding uncharacterized protein LOC130378842, whose product MADLGVAPLSASALPTSPAPQTYSIIFDNLDFYVQTHHQSTSQTNKSIHWIHHMCVINRINSLHLDKLKPTNSLIDYDLGNSLPGPDTQASMRQEFVVLGSRILTAYLESFKTLSSVVVQHIPHQFSEEMAQPSTHYPLGLLFKDETQTADLVDVLQHLQKEYVPRCPDGLEKILIGGDRLTEANSRNIQLAFADGETEEDRLEGLCVKYEDWHAIRKLFEIYHQIFFSEESAKDHGTLNANMNLLR is encoded by the exons ATGGCCGATTTGGGTGTTGCTCCATTGTCTGCCTCAGCACTTCCAACCTCACCTGCACCTCAAACATATTCCATCATATTCGACAACCTGGACTTTTACGTTCAGACGCATCATCAGTCCACCAGCCAGACCAACAAGTCAATTCACTGGATCCACCACATGTGTGTCATCAACAGAATCAACTCACTACACCTTGACAAGTTGAAACCGACAAATTCTTTGATTGACTATGATCTCGGGAATTCACTTCCTGGACCAGACACACAAGCCAGTATGCGTCAGGAATTCGTTGTTTTGGGGAGCCGAATCCTGACAGCTTATTTGGAATCATTCAAGACCCTCTCCAGTGTGGTTGTTCAACATATCCCCCACCAGTTCTCTGAAGAAATGGCCCAGCCATCCACTCAT TATCCACTTGGACTTCTATTCAAGGACGAAACACAAACTGCCGACCTGGTGGATGTGCTCCAGCACCTTCAAAAGGA GTATGTGCCAAGATGTCCTGATGGGCTTGAAAAGATTTTGATCGGGggtgacagactgacagaggcCAATTCCCGGAATATCCAGTTGGCGTTTGCTgatggggagacggaggaggaccgCCTGGAAGGCCTCTGTGTCAAATATGAAGACTGGCACGCAATTCGAAAACTCTTTGAG ATATATCATCAGATCTTCTTTAGTGAAGAATCTGCCAAAGACCATGGCACACTCAACGCCAACATGAATCTCTTGAGGTAA
- the LOC130378841 gene encoding putative ATP-dependent DNA helicase Q1: protein MKSWTCSTSENQVWISTNSPRLSYKPRKSTPVLALTASADIKSRSRVIRLLHMDNAVQIIASPNKTNIRLGLCKVPTHHMNCLDWIVQHAKDEGSAMLPILIYCQSLKSVGRERHAWVGCDPDCRSENLLIGMFHSKTLPQNKQRVLASLRGEGNCRIVVSTTALGMGLHFANVSHVVMYGAPGDLEAILQQAGRAGRHGQPSHAILYNTGQYFKVDEEVKKLLAVGKTTCFRKSLHAHFEAEPSHVEPGHLCCTYCQTVCACSSGTCTEPMPNYEQIEAEPTHQRSRHVDANDKSLIADLLNDYRDSLINSSNPLYTSHAACTGFSQQLVDAVLTHCQYIFDLAYISANLPVFRLDHAKEILIIISDVFGDIDGDLQYDSERYLTDPDLYFSNYFDNVDDDVEDTLTSHVSSSESEQ, encoded by the coding sequence GTACACCTGTTTTGGCACTGACTGCCTCCGCTGACATCAAGTCAAGAAGCAGAGTCATCAGACTACTCCATATGGACAATGCTGTTCAAATCATCGCTAGTCCCAACAAGACAAACATCCGTCTTGGCTTGTGCAAGGTGCCCACTCATCACATGAACTGCCTAGACTGGATAGTGCAACATGCCAAAGACGAGGGCTCAGCAATGCTACCGATATTAATTTACTGCCAAAGCCTTAAatcagtggggagagagagacatgcctGGGTGGGCTGTGATCCGGACTGTAGAAGTGAGAACCTACTGATTGGCATGTTCCACAGCAAAACCCTCCCCCAAAACAAGCAGAGAGTGTTGGCTTCTCTGAGGGGGGAAGGGAATTGCCGGATAGTTGTTTCAACAACAGCTTTGGGGATGGGGTTGCATTTTGCTAATGTTTCACACGTGGTAATGTACGGGGCTCCAGGTGACCTAGAGGCCATTTTACAACAGGCGGGCAGGGCTGGAAGGCATGGTCAGCCATCACATGCCATCCTCTACAACACCGGGCAGTACTTCAAGGTGGATGAAGAGGTAAAGAAACTGCTTGCTGTTGGAAAAACCACATGTTTCAGGAAATCTCTCCATGCACATTTTGAAGCAGAACCCAGCCATGTAGAGCCAGGCCATCTCTGTTGTACATACTGTCAGACTGTTTGCGCTTGTTCATCTGGCACATGTACAGAACCCATGCCCAATTATGAACAGATTGAAGCTGAACCAACTCATCAGAGATCTAGGCATGTGGATGCAAATGACAAGTCTTTAATTGCAGATTTGCTGAATGACTACAGAGATAGTTTGATCAATTCATCCAATCCACTGTACACCTCACATGCAGCCTGCACTGGATTCAGTCAGCAACTGGTGGATGCAGTATTGACCCACtgtcaatacatatttgacctGGCATACATTAGTGCTAACCTTCCTGTGTTTAGATTGGACCATGCAAAGGAGATTTTAATTATCATCAGTGATGTTTTTGGGGATATTGATGGGGATCTGCAATATGATTCAGAGAGGTATTTAACTGACCCAGATCTCTATTTCAGTAACTACTTCgacaatgttgatgatgatgttgaagatACACTCACGAGCCATGTCAGTAGCTCTGAGTCTGAACAGTGA
- the LOC130378840 gene encoding uncharacterized protein LOC130378840, giving the protein MELEEQTKREIRLKELELNQAPPPRHGSGAQADFDVNKCIRMIPPFNGKDVDKYFILFERTADTLKWPKNVWPLLLQCVFTGKAQEAYTSLSPADSLDYDKVKAAVLRAFELVPEAYRQKFRRYKKLDDHTFSEFGREKEALFDRWCHASKVAVFEQLRELILLEEFKNCLSDRLATYINEQKALTLAAATVFADEYVLTHRDSFERTPVSEHSSYSSWRKSSSSHSDNVPVGTYVPFIKREGEEKLEKSDSGEGVKERPTCSYCKKIGHTINKCFTLKNKSQPPKSVVLIKSESLISVSTEPVRTPDPEFQPFLMKGFVSLTEGDSKLPVNIIRDTASNQSVILEHVLPFSDISAVESDVLVRGFDMRDVGLPLHNIYLESDLIKGCVKVGVCAQLPIEGVTLLLGNDLAGGKMLINPEVIAVPLPENSDDLALKFPIVFSVCAVTRAMAERQKLEAEVELSDSFLVDCSVSPTASPEVPARSVLPQLDSKVCMSREQLVADQKRDVSLAPLFECVISGEALDDMSTGFFLKGNVLMRRWTPPKLGGDDSWGVVEQIVIPRTYRSEILKLAHDNPLSGHLGINKTFDRILRYSFWPGLKGDVRHHCKTCHVCQVAKTQAIPPYPLYPIPAIGEPFERVAQGKMKRWFDKGARSRSFRPGDKVLVLLPVPGSSLQARYSGPYLVKRKVGDRDYIIDTPERRRRSRLCHINMLKPYFDRESQSVSTPSDGPVVSGALELSSVGIADGDKVTLALSSNASVPPPESQDDQEDIVGMSSDVCFLIFIVVFQIWFSLLFF; this is encoded by the coding sequence ATGGAATTGGAAGAGCAGACTAAACGGGAAATACGCCTAAAAGAGCTAGAGCTAAaccaggcccctcccccacgaCATGGCAGTGGTGCACAAGCTGATTTTGACGTTAACAAGTGCATCCGTATGATTCCTCCATTTAATGGTAAAGATGTTGATAAATACTTCATTCTGTTCGAGCGCACGGCTGACACTTTGAAATGGCCCAAAAATGTTTGGCCGTTACTTTTGCAATGTGTGTTTACTGGGAAAGCCCAGGAGGCATATACATCGTTGTCACCAGCTGACAGTCTTGACTATGACAAAGTCAAGGCTGCCGTGCTTAGGGCATTTGAATTGGTGCCTGAAGCCTATAGGCAAAAGTTTCGCCGGTATAAGAAGTTAGACGATCACACCTTTTCTGAGTTTGGTCGGGAGAAAGAGGCTCTGTTTGACCGCTGGTGTCATGCATCTAAGGTAGCGGTGTTCGAACAGTTACGTGAGCTCATCCTGCTAGAAGAGTTTAAGAACTGTTTATCAGATAGGCTGGCAACCTATATTAATGAGCAAAAAGCTTTGACACTGGCAGCTGCAACTGTCTTTGCGGATGAGTATGTGCTCACCCACAGGGACAGTTTTGAGAGGACTCCTGTGTCGGAGCATAGTTCTTACTCATCATGGCGCAAATCTAGCTCTTCTCACTCAGACAATGTTCCAGTAGGAACCTATGTTCCATTTATTAAGCGGGAGGGTGAAGAGAAGCTTGAAAAGTCAGACAGTGGGGAGGGTGTGAAGGAGAGGCCAACTTGCAGTTATTGTAAGAAAATAGGTCACACCATTAACAAATGCTTTACTCTTAAGAACAAGTCTCAACCACCGAAATCTGTTGTGTTAATTAAAAGTGAGTCTTTGATTTCAGTTTCAACAGAGCCGGTGCGCACTCCTGACCCTGAATTCCAGCCCTTTTTAATGAAGGGTTTTGTCTCTTTGACAGAGGGGGACTCTAAGCTACCAGTTAATATCATCAGGGACACTGCGTCCAACCAATCTGTAATCTTGGAGCATGTGTTGCCATTTTCAGATATATCTGCTGTTGAGTCAGATGTGCTCGTTAGAGGGTTTGATATGCGAGATGTGGGCCTGCCGCTTCATAACATCTATCTTGAGTCAGATTTGATCAAGGGGTGCGTTAAGGTGGGGGTCTGTGCGCAACTCCCAATCGAGGGGGTGACTCTGCTCTTGGGTAATGATTTGGCTGGTGGTAAAATGCTCATTAATCCAGAGGTAATTGCTGTTCCTCTGCCAGAAAACTCTGACGATTTGGCATTGAAATTTCCCATAGTGTTTTCTGTCTGTGCCGTGACGCGGGCAATGGCCGAGCGTCAAAAACTGGAGGCTGAGGTGGAACTGTCCGACAGTTTTCTGGTTGACTGTTCAGTTTCCCCAACCGCCTCTCCAGAGGTCCCTGCCCGTTCCGTTTTGCCTCAACTTGACTCAAAGGTTTGCATGTCACGTGAGCAGCTAGTTGCCGATCAAAAGCGGGACGTATCACTAGCTCCTCTCTTTGAATGTGTGATTTCAGGAGAGGCGTTAGATGATATGTCAACAGGGTTTTTCCTAAAAGGTAACGTGCTCATGCGTAGGTGGACACCTCCAAAGTTAGGTGGCGATGATAGTTGGGGGGTGGTGGAACAGATCGTTATTCCTCGAACATATCGAAGTGAGATTTTGAAACTAGCACATGATAATCCACTTTCTGGTCACCTAGGAATTAATAAGACTTTTGATCGTATCTTGCGGTACTCTTTCTGGCCAGGGCTAAAAGGTGACGTGCGTCACCATTGTAAAACTTGTCATGTTTGCCAGGTTGCTAAAACCCAAGCCATCCCTCCATATCCACTTTATCCAATTCCTGCTATTGGTGAACCGTTTGAGCGTGTTGCACAGGGCAAAATGAAGAGATGGTTTGACAAGGGTGCCAGAAGCAGGAGTTTTCGTCCCGGTGATAAAGTGCTGGTTCTATTGCCTGTTCCTGGCTCTTCTCTGCAGGCGCGTTATAGCGGCCCTTACCTAGTCAAGAGGAAGGTGGGTGATCGAGACTACATCATCGACACCCCTGAACGTCGACGGCGTAGTAGGCTGTGTCATATTAATATGTTGAAGCCTTATTTTGACAGGGAGTCTCAGTCTGTTTCCACCCCTTCTGATGGTCCAGTGGTCAGTGGGGCACTGGAGCTGTCCAGTGTGGGAATTGCTGATGGTGACAAGGTAACTCTGGCGCTGTCTAGCAACGCCAGTGTTCCTCCCCCTGAATCTCAGGATGACCAAGAGGATATTGTAGGGATGTCCAGTGATGTATGCTTTCTAATCTTCATTGTTGTCTTCCAAATTTGGTTCAGtctcttgtttttctga